From one Bacteroidota bacterium genomic stretch:
- the mce gene encoding methylmalonyl-CoA epimerase, whose amino-acid sequence MKKIEHIGIAVKKIKESDQLFSKIFSSAPYKKEMVESEGVTTSFFMMGENKIELLEALNAESPIAKFIEKKGEGIHHIAFEVDDIRTEMKRLKAEGFHLLSEEPKKGADNKLVCFIHPKSCGGVLIELCQEIS is encoded by the coding sequence ATGAAGAAGATCGAACACATCGGGATAGCTGTAAAGAAAATAAAAGAGTCGGATCAGTTATTTTCTAAAATATTTTCTTCTGCTCCATATAAAAAAGAAATGGTGGAGAGTGAAGGCGTTACCACATCATTCTTCATGATGGGAGAAAACAAGATCGAATTACTGGAAGCATTGAATGCGGAAAGCCCCATTGCAAAATTCATTGAGAAAAAAGGAGAAGGCATTCATCACATTGCATTTGAAGTGGACGACATACGGACCGAGATGAAACGACTGAAAGCGGAAGGATTCCATTTGCTGAGTGAAGAACCGAAAAAAGGCGCCGACAATAAACTGGTTTGTTTCATTCACCCGAAAAGCTGCGGAGGAGTTCTCATCGAATTGTGCCAGGAGATCAGTTGA
- a CDS encoding HAD family phosphatase, translated as MIKNIIFDLGGVIIDLDAAATSRAFAELGAKDFEKHYTFAKQSGIFDEFDKGSITEEEFRNELRKFLRSGVSDEQIDHAWNAMLIGIPRARLDLLKEAGKQFRIFLLSNTNVIHTRFFSDPVHETFLSFDPTNFFERWYYSCEIHMRKPDREIFEFVLEANKLVAEETLFIDDAQQHVTGAAQCGIHTKFLRVKDGEDLISWWKKENFN; from the coding sequence GTGATAAAAAATATCATTTTCGATCTGGGTGGAGTAATAATCGATCTTGATGCCGCGGCCACCAGCAGGGCATTTGCGGAACTCGGCGCAAAAGATTTTGAGAAGCATTATACTTTTGCAAAGCAATCCGGAATTTTTGATGAGTTTGATAAAGGAAGTATCACGGAAGAAGAATTCAGGAATGAACTCCGGAAATTTTTGCGCAGCGGGGTAAGTGATGAGCAGATCGATCATGCGTGGAATGCAATGCTCATCGGAATTCCCCGCGCGCGGCTTGATCTTTTAAAGGAAGCGGGGAAACAATTCCGGATTTTTCTGCTGAGCAATACGAACGTAATTCATACCCGTTTTTTTTCTGATCCTGTTCACGAAACTTTTCTCTCATTCGATCCCACAAATTTTTTCGAACGCTGGTATTATTCCTGCGAGATCCACATGCGCAAACCTGACCGTGAAATTTTTGAATTTGTACTAGAAGCAAATAAACTCGTGGCGGAGGAAACGCTTTTCATTGATGACGCACAACAACATGTAACCGGTGCGGCACAATGCGGGATTCACACAAAATTTCTAAGGGTAAAAGATGGGGAAGATCTTATCAGTTGGTGGAAAAAAGAAAATTTCAACTGA
- a CDS encoding redoxin domain-containing protein: MRKYPVFTAGGLIIALAAATILFFTKFHLAAAIIAAVGYFVAMKDFSKFTGRFQFFTQLYAGAIAGVAFDFPIDHFPFLLFTMMFATFATFGRIMFFRFFAYTGKTWFELVLMFLAVGCHLAGNILGHSDISGWLLPAPAIIFGGIITWGIVKDKRQLLASTMKGYKIAIGSPAPVFSLEDQNGEMVSLSDFANEKNLLIIFVRGDWCPGCHMMLRTYQKESERFKGKNIFVLSIGPDPVGVNREMVERLGLDFKVLADEGQKTAMKYGVQLQEYDNAFAEKYNEGIPLPASFLVDKKGIVQYVSRPDKVGEFLNPSLIFPIVDKMN, from the coding sequence ATGAGAAAGTACCCGGTATTCACCGCTGGCGGACTGATCATCGCACTCGCCGCCGCAACGATTCTTTTTTTTACAAAATTTCATCTTGCTGCTGCTATCATTGCTGCAGTAGGATACTTTGTAGCGATGAAAGACTTCTCGAAGTTCACCGGAAGATTTCAGTTTTTCACGCAGTTGTATGCGGGCGCTATCGCAGGAGTTGCTTTCGATTTTCCGATCGATCATTTTCCTTTCCTGCTTTTCACCATGATGTTTGCCACATTCGCCACATTCGGCCGCATCATGTTCTTCCGGTTCTTCGCATACACCGGTAAAACGTGGTTTGAACTTGTGCTGATGTTTCTCGCCGTAGGATGTCATCTCGCCGGAAATATTCTCGGGCACAGTGATATTTCCGGTTGGCTGCTGCCCGCGCCTGCTATTATTTTCGGCGGCATCATTACCTGGGGAATTGTGAAAGATAAAAGACAACTTCTCGCTTCCACGATGAAGGGATACAAAATTGCGATCGGATCACCAGCGCCGGTTTTTTCTCTTGAGGATCAGAACGGAGAAATGGTGAGTCTTTCTGATTTTGCAAATGAAAAAAATCTGCTCATCATATTTGTCCGCGGCGATTGGTGTCCCGGTTGTCACATGATGTTGCGCACGTACCAGAAAGAAAGCGAACGCTTCAAAGGAAAAAATATTTTCGTGCTCTCGATCGGGCCCGATCCGGTGGGTGTGAATCGTGAAATGGTGGAACGGCTCGGCCTCGATTTCAAAGTGCTCGCCGACGAAGGACAGAAGACGGCGATGAAATACGGCGTGCAGTTGCAGGAATACGATAATGCATTCGCAGAAAAATACAACGAAGGAATTCCTTTGCCCGCATCTTTTCTTGTCGATAAAAAAGGGATCGTTCAGTATGTTTCGCGGCCCGATAAAGTAGGTGAGTTCCTTAATCCGTCACTCATCTTTCCTATTGTGGATAAAATGAATTAA
- a CDS encoding redoxin domain-containing protein: MYNLLTAISFLLAALSPALFHSGWNVPLWIIPIPAFIGWIVGLMLVKKITLPVHSAANISALLSYGYSIDCVCKTFPFILTALLLIGCTYFIRGLFITSLGYVKAKWLEPVLLFSGLSLYIFTNIHFGAGQWMGWVFPLPIIFFSLVGAVAGIKESKAFADGAKRELGVKIGSPAPDFSLNDENGNEVKLSEFRDLHPALLLFVRGDWCPTCHIMLRTYEKNSDQFRKRNVMILAIGPDPKGTNKEMVEKLSLSYRILSDDKQEALKLFGIQYLEPIMGQQYEVGSPLPASILLDKKGIVQFICRSDRAGEFLNPMQIFSVLENLN, from the coding sequence ATGTATAATCTTCTCACAGCAATTTCTTTTTTGCTGGCGGCACTTTCACCGGCGCTTTTCCATTCGGGGTGGAATGTTCCGCTCTGGATCATTCCCATTCCTGCGTTCATCGGCTGGATAGTTGGACTTATGCTCGTGAAAAAAATTACATTGCCCGTGCATTCGGCAGCAAATATTTCTGCGTTACTCTCTTACGGTTATTCCATCGATTGTGTTTGTAAAACTTTTCCGTTCATTCTCACGGCTCTCCTGCTCATTGGTTGTACTTATTTCATTCGGGGACTATTCATAACATCTCTTGGCTATGTAAAGGCAAAATGGCTGGAGCCCGTTTTACTTTTCTCCGGGTTGAGTTTGTACATTTTTACCAATATTCATTTTGGTGCAGGGCAATGGATGGGATGGGTCTTTCCGCTCCCCATTATTTTCTTCAGTCTTGTCGGTGCTGTTGCTGGAATAAAAGAAAGTAAAGCTTTTGCAGATGGCGCAAAAAGAGAACTGGGTGTGAAGATCGGATCTCCCGCCCCTGATTTCAGTTTGAACGACGAGAATGGAAATGAAGTAAAACTTTCTGAATTCAGGGATCTTCATCCGGCGCTCCTGCTTTTTGTTCGCGGCGACTGGTGCCCTACGTGTCACATCATGTTGCGTACGTATGAAAAGAACAGCGACCAGTTCAGGAAAAGAAATGTGATGATACTCGCCATCGGTCCCGATCCGAAAGGAACCAATAAAGAAATGGTGGAGAAATTAAGTTTGTCGTACCGCATTCTTTCCGATGACAAACAGGAGGCGCTGAAATTATTCGGCATACAATATCTTGAACCGATCATGGGACAGCAATATGAAGTGGGTTCCCCATTGCCCGCATCGATTCTTCTCGACAAGAAAGGAATTGTACAATTCATTTGTCGTTCCGATCGCGCCGGAGAATTTCTGAACCCGATGCAGATCTTTTCCGTACTTGAAAATTTAAACTGA
- a CDS encoding SpoIIE family protein phosphatase has protein sequence MLTGLIIAAVIALGAGIFASVNFLSMKKMKSQYDGFHKKISNYQSIIDQANDAMIVIDIVDGRIHQSNPSASVLLGYSQKELEKKSLFDLHPKEYLEKSSTIVADVWEKGGLIYKDIPFITRSGDILPVECSAKVAPFAGRPAIVIYARDIRERLRLESEVQNQREIIEQKNKDITDSINYAKRIQTAILPTEEEMQTVAPDHFVFYRPKDIVSGDLYWASAVTTTPSEGNGKRLSIIAALDCTGHGVPGAFMSIVGHTILEQTITEPGVNNPAAALDYLNQGVIKTLKQKATDDFSIKDGMDIALCAIDFTEMKMQFAGANNPVYIIQNGNLLQVAGDKQPIGAYLKNPRPFTNHDVNLSKGDCVYIFTDGIPDQFGGPKGKKFKYRQLQELLLRIHRLPMKEQREALVREVDQWMNYKMTTGGTYEQTDDMLIIGIRVS, from the coding sequence ATGCTTACAGGACTCATAATCGCCGCAGTGATCGCACTTGGAGCAGGAATATTTGCTTCAGTGAATTTTCTTTCGATGAAGAAAATGAAATCACAGTACGACGGCTTTCACAAAAAGATCAGCAATTACCAGAGCATCATCGACCAGGCAAACGATGCAATGATTGTTATTGATATTGTTGACGGAAGAATTCACCAATCCAATCCGAGTGCATCGGTATTGCTCGGCTATTCGCAGAAAGAACTCGAAAAAAAATCATTGTTCGATCTTCATCCCAAAGAGTATCTCGAAAAAAGTTCAACTATTGTTGCTGATGTCTGGGAAAAAGGCGGACTCATTTACAAGGATATTCCATTCATCACCAGGAGTGGCGATATTCTCCCGGTGGAATGCAGCGCTAAAGTTGCGCCATTCGCGGGCAGGCCTGCAATCGTCATTTACGCGCGCGACATACGCGAACGTCTTCGTCTCGAATCGGAAGTGCAGAATCAGAGAGAGATCATTGAACAGAAAAACAAAGACATTACCGACAGTATCAACTACGCGAAAAGAATTCAGACTGCGATTCTTCCTACGGAAGAGGAAATGCAGACCGTAGCGCCGGATCATTTTGTTTTTTATCGCCCGAAAGATATTGTGAGCGGCGATCTTTATTGGGCAAGTGCGGTGACCACTACTCCTTCAGAGGGAAATGGAAAACGTTTGTCCATCATTGCAGCGCTCGATTGCACCGGCCACGGAGTTCCCGGCGCTTTCATGAGTATAGTCGGGCACACGATACTCGAACAAACCATTACTGAGCCGGGCGTAAATAATCCGGCTGCTGCGCTCGATTATCTCAACCAAGGTGTGATTAAAACACTGAAGCAAAAAGCGACGGATGATTTTTCTATCAAAGACGGAATGGACATTGCTTTGTGTGCGATCGATTTTACGGAAATGAAAATGCAATTCGCCGGTGCGAATAACCCGGTGTACATTATTCAGAATGGGAACCTGCTGCAGGTTGCCGGCGATAAACAACCAATAGGCGCGTATCTGAAAAATCCACGACCGTTCACCAACCACGATGTGAATCTTTCCAAAGGCGATTGCGTTTATATTTTCACCGATGGAATTCCTGATCAGTTTGGAGGACCGAAAGGGAAAAAATTCAAATACCGGCAACTCCAGGAATTGCTACTGAGAATTCACCGCTTGCCAATGAAAGAACAACGCGAAGCGCTCGTTCGCGAGGTAGATCAGTGGATGAATTATAAAATGACCACTGGTGGAACGTATGAGCAGACCGATGATATGCTCATCATTGGTATCCGTGTTTCATGA